In the genome of Leucobacter luti, one region contains:
- a CDS encoding methionine ABC transporter ATP-binding protein gives MTRVQLTDVGKRYPGRSKGDPDIVAVDDVSIEVASGEIHAIIGYSGAGKSTLLRLVNGLERATSGTITVGEAVLTDLSERQLRPVRSQIGMIFQQFNLFHSKSVAKNVEYPLVVAGVPADERAARVAELLAFVGLQDRARAYVDQLSGGQKQRVGIARALATSPGVLLADEATSALDPETSREVLALLKRVNDELGITIILITHEMEVVREIADRVTVMDGGRTVEQGDVFEVFSAPQSDTTRKFVATALPSQPGAEHLEKLRERHRGRLVSLTFRDGDVDQPVVFRTLAERGVGVSIVHGGITDVGGRSFGKLTLELIGDDLRVEHAVAALAQETELEVLA, from the coding sequence GTGACACGTGTGCAACTGACGGACGTGGGGAAACGCTACCCCGGACGCAGCAAGGGTGACCCCGACATCGTCGCCGTTGACGACGTCTCGATCGAGGTTGCATCCGGAGAGATCCATGCGATTATCGGCTACTCTGGCGCGGGGAAAAGTACCCTACTTCGTCTCGTGAACGGCCTGGAACGGGCGACGAGTGGCACGATCACCGTCGGAGAAGCGGTGCTCACCGATCTCAGTGAACGTCAGCTACGGCCCGTGCGCTCACAGATCGGGATGATCTTTCAGCAGTTCAATCTGTTCCACTCAAAATCTGTGGCAAAGAACGTCGAGTACCCACTTGTGGTGGCCGGGGTGCCAGCCGACGAACGCGCCGCCCGGGTGGCAGAGTTGCTCGCGTTTGTCGGGTTGCAGGATCGCGCTCGCGCCTACGTTGACCAGCTCTCCGGCGGTCAGAAGCAGCGGGTCGGGATCGCGCGCGCGCTCGCAACCTCACCCGGTGTGCTGCTCGCAGATGAGGCAACGAGTGCGCTCGATCCGGAAACATCACGCGAGGTGCTCGCGTTGCTCAAGCGCGTCAACGACGAACTCGGCATCACGATCATCCTGATCACGCACGAGATGGAAGTCGTCAGGGAGATCGCCGACCGTGTCACCGTCATGGACGGCGGACGTACCGTCGAGCAGGGCGATGTCTTCGAAGTGTTCTCTGCACCGCAGAGCGACACCACACGGAAGTTCGTCGCGACGGCGCTGCCGAGCCAACCAGGCGCGGAGCACTTGGAGAAGTTGCGAGAACGACACCGCGGGCGCCTGGTGAGCCTCACGTTCCGTGACGGAGATGTCGACCAGCCGGTGGTCTTCCGCACGCTTGCCGAGCGTGGGGTCGGTGTCAGTATCGTGCACGGTGGAATCACCGATGTCGGCGGCCGGAGCTTCGGCAAGCTCACCCTCGAACTGATCGGTGACGATCTGCGAGTCGAGCACGCTGTTGCCGCGCTCGCACAGGAGACCGAACTGGAGGTGCTGGCGTAA
- a CDS encoding methionine ABC transporter permease codes for MDRLLDLLESGKFLEATLQTLLYVVVAMGVGGVLGLLVGVSLTVTRRGGLLQNRAVFVVLNFLVNFFRPIPFVILIAALTPVARFVVGTGIGDRALMFVLVFAATFGIARLVEQNLLTVSPGVIEASRAMGAGPLRTIFTVLIPEGLGPLVLGYTFAFIAVVDMTAMAGVVGGGGLGNLALQYGYRQFNPWVTWSAVLIIIVIVQLVQLLGNVIARKLLRR; via the coding sequence ATGGATCGCTTACTAGATTTGCTTGAGAGCGGAAAGTTTCTCGAGGCAACACTCCAGACACTGCTGTATGTGGTGGTCGCCATGGGGGTTGGTGGCGTGCTCGGTTTGTTGGTGGGGGTCTCCCTCACGGTCACGCGGCGCGGTGGACTCCTGCAGAACCGCGCGGTGTTCGTCGTGCTGAACTTCCTGGTGAACTTCTTCCGCCCAATCCCGTTTGTCATCCTCATTGCGGCGTTGACGCCTGTGGCGCGCTTCGTGGTCGGGACCGGTATTGGTGATCGCGCCCTCATGTTTGTACTCGTCTTCGCGGCGACGTTCGGGATCGCACGACTGGTTGAACAAAACCTCCTCACCGTCTCGCCAGGCGTCATCGAAGCTTCTCGCGCTATGGGCGCGGGTCCGCTGCGCACGATCTTCACCGTGCTCATACCGGAGGGGTTAGGGCCGCTGGTGCTCGGCTACACGTTCGCGTTCATCGCGGTGGTCGACATGACCGCAATGGCCGGTGTCGTCGGTGGGGGCGGGCTCGGAAACCTCGCGTTGCAGTACGGCTACCGCCAATTCAATCCGTGGGTCACTTGGTCGGCCGTGCTCATCATTATTGTGATCGTGCAGCTGGTCCAATTGCTGGGGAATGTTATCGCTCGCAAGCTACTCAGGAGGTAG
- a CDS encoding Nif3-like dinuclear metal center hexameric protein encodes MSHDSPFVLSDFRNVAEELWPSASAESWDRVGLITGANDAPVRRVLLAVDAVDAVVSEALSWDADALFTHHPLLLRGIHTVAEDTSKGSLLARLIRGNCALIAAHTNADTPSGGVSDVFAHRLGLLDTRPIVPGADPASGIGRTGVLPQPMALRTFAGLVAGVLPQTVTGARVAGDPDRLISRVALLGGAGDSLLDHPDVRSADVYVTSDLRHHPAQESLELSSATRGPALIDVAHWASESLWLEGAAERLRAALPGVEFRVSARCTDPWDFSVGAERALDDRLGV; translated from the coding sequence GTGTCACATGATTCACCGTTTGTCTTGAGCGACTTTCGGAACGTCGCAGAGGAGCTCTGGCCGAGCGCGTCTGCGGAGAGCTGGGACCGCGTCGGGCTCATCACCGGCGCGAACGATGCGCCGGTGCGACGCGTACTGCTCGCCGTTGATGCTGTTGACGCCGTCGTCTCAGAAGCTCTCAGCTGGGACGCTGATGCACTCTTCACCCACCACCCGCTGTTGCTCCGAGGCATTCACACCGTCGCAGAGGACACGTCCAAGGGCTCCCTTCTCGCCCGCCTGATCCGCGGCAATTGCGCGCTTATCGCGGCGCACACAAACGCGGACACCCCGAGTGGTGGCGTGTCGGACGTGTTCGCACATCGTTTGGGACTGCTCGACACACGGCCGATCGTGCCGGGAGCGGATCCAGCAAGCGGAATCGGCCGCACAGGAGTGCTCCCACAGCCAATGGCGTTGCGCACGTTCGCTGGACTCGTTGCGGGGGTTCTGCCTCAGACGGTCACCGGTGCACGTGTCGCGGGGGATCCTGATCGGTTGATCTCAAGGGTTGCCCTCTTGGGTGGTGCGGGCGACAGCCTCCTAGATCACCCCGATGTGCGTTCTGCCGATGTCTATGTGACCAGCGATCTGCGCCATCATCCAGCGCAGGAGTCGCTTGAGCTTTCGAGCGCCACGCGCGGGCCTGCGCTCATTGACGTGGCACACTGGGCGAGCGAATCGCTGTGGCTCGAGGGGGCCGCAGAACGTCTTCGGGCCGCGCTGCCTGGAGTGGAATTTCGGGTCAGCGCACGATGCACAGACCCGTGGGATTTCTCGGTGGGAGCAGAGCGCGCACTCGACGATAGGCTGGGGGTATGA
- a CDS encoding zinc ribbon domain-containing protein, with the protein MKASPRQQRLLLDLQDLDTTIARLRRKRSTLPERAGLDGLSGEIAATREGYMAAQRELDTHTAEIERIETDVKMVRQRRARDEELIAVSTSSKEAQALQSELETLARRLGELEERELAVMEEQETAQAAFSEAERALNGVDARRAELQAAIDAAESTIDRELASNAEERAGLAAELQRDVLGLYEELRARIGIGAARLRGNVSEASNMALAPAELSNIRSAAPDELVFCPGTGAILVRGDDE; encoded by the coding sequence ATGAAGGCCAGCCCTCGCCAGCAGCGACTCCTGCTCGACCTGCAAGATCTCGATACGACGATTGCGCGGCTTCGCCGCAAGCGCTCCACTCTGCCTGAACGCGCGGGCCTTGACGGGCTCAGCGGTGAGATTGCTGCGACCCGCGAGGGATACATGGCAGCGCAGCGCGAGCTCGATACGCACACAGCTGAAATTGAGCGCATCGAGACCGATGTGAAGATGGTGCGCCAGCGTCGCGCTCGTGACGAAGAACTCATTGCGGTCAGCACCTCATCGAAAGAGGCACAGGCGCTGCAAAGCGAGCTTGAGACGCTCGCGCGTCGGCTCGGTGAGCTTGAGGAGCGTGAGCTCGCGGTCATGGAGGAGCAGGAAACCGCCCAGGCCGCATTCTCCGAGGCAGAGCGTGCGCTCAACGGTGTTGATGCACGCCGCGCTGAGCTGCAAGCCGCGATCGACGCCGCGGAGTCAACGATCGATCGCGAGCTTGCGTCGAACGCCGAAGAACGCGCGGGCCTCGCAGCGGAGCTCCAGCGCGATGTGCTCGGGCTCTACGAAGAGTTGCGCGCCCGGATCGGGATCGGCGCTGCGCGCCTCCGCGGCAACGTTTCCGAAGCGAGCAATATGGCGCTCGCGCCAGCAGAGCTGAGCAACATTCGCTCCGCCGCACCCGATGAGCTCGTATTCTGCCCAGGCACCGGTGCGATCCTCGTGCGGGGAGACGACGAGTAG
- the map gene encoding type I methionyl aminopeptidase, protein MPFDAHGNLIPGKRPALRTVPAAIARPPYVGLATPPAYTGDNTYTAEEVERIRAAGRIASRALDAVGEAVRPGVTTAELDRVAHDVVVAAGAYPSTLGYRGFPASSCTSVNEVICHGIPDDTVLREGDLVNVDVTAYLDGFHGDTNRSFRVGEVTEEVDLLIERTHEAMMRGIRAAKPGRAVNVIGRVIETYAKRFGYGVVRDFTGHGVGSSFHTGLIIPHYDSAPTYGDIIVPGMVFTVEPMLTLGTHEWDQWSDGWTVTTRDKSLTAQFEHTVLVREDGFELLTVSE, encoded by the coding sequence ATGCCCTTCGACGCACACGGAAATCTGATCCCCGGAAAGCGGCCGGCCCTCCGCACCGTTCCCGCCGCCATCGCTCGTCCTCCCTACGTCGGTCTCGCAACCCCGCCCGCCTACACGGGTGACAATACCTACACCGCCGAAGAAGTCGAGCGGATACGCGCCGCTGGCCGGATCGCGTCTCGCGCGCTCGACGCCGTTGGGGAAGCCGTTCGGCCTGGTGTGACGACTGCTGAGCTGGATCGAGTGGCGCACGACGTGGTTGTTGCCGCTGGCGCGTACCCGTCAACGCTGGGGTACCGCGGCTTCCCCGCGTCTTCATGTACCTCAGTGAACGAGGTCATTTGCCACGGGATCCCGGATGACACGGTGCTCCGCGAGGGTGATCTGGTGAATGTTGATGTGACGGCGTATCTCGATGGCTTCCACGGAGACACCAACCGAAGTTTTCGCGTCGGTGAGGTCACCGAGGAGGTCGATCTTCTGATCGAGCGCACCCACGAAGCGATGATGCGCGGGATCAGGGCGGCGAAGCCGGGCCGCGCAGTGAACGTCATCGGTCGCGTGATCGAGACGTACGCAAAACGCTTCGGGTATGGCGTCGTGCGCGACTTTACCGGCCACGGCGTCGGATCCTCGTTCCACACTGGGCTCATCATCCCGCACTACGACTCGGCGCCGACGTATGGGGACATTATCGTGCCTGGCATGGTTTTCACCGTGGAGCCGATGCTCACGCTTGGCACCCACGAATGGGATCAGTGGAGCGATGGGTGGACCGTCACCACCCGAGACAAGAGCCTCACCGCTCAGTTTGAACACACCGTTCTCGTGCGCGAGGACGGGTTCGAGCTCCTCACCGTTTCGGAGTAG
- a CDS encoding methionine aminopeptidase: MSKRDWGIEDPGETYWFNTRTGEVEAGPQSLSIDRVGPFTTREEAEHANEIIAERARAWRDEDEAND; this comes from the coding sequence ATGAGCAAGCGGGACTGGGGGATCGAAGATCCCGGCGAAACGTACTGGTTTAACACCCGGACTGGTGAGGTGGAGGCGGGGCCGCAATCACTGTCTATCGATCGTGTCGGTCCGTTCACGACACGCGAAGAAGCGGAGCATGCGAACGAGATCATCGCCGAGCGAGCACGGGCGTGGCGCGACGAAGACGAAGCGAACGACTGA
- the glnA gene encoding type I glutamate--ammonia ligase translates to MSKQRDFVLRTIEERGVKFVRLWFSDVSGTLKSVALAPAEVEGAFSEGIGFDGSAIEGLTRAYESDLLAVPDPGTFQLLPWRSKEAPTARMFCDISTPNGEPAVADPRNVLKRTLAHAAEQGFTFYTHPEIEFYLLKSKDFGRKGPQPVDRAGYFDNVPGGTAHDFRRESVSMLEELGISVEFSHHEAGPGQNEIDLRYADALTTADNLMTFRTVVKEVAISQGVHATFMPKPLAGHPGSGMHTHLSLFEGDTNAFYDAGAKYQLSQTGRRFVAGLLRHAPEITAITNQYINSYKRLWGGDEAPSFVSWGHNNRSALVRVPMYKPGKGGAARVEYRGLDSAVNPYLGFSVLLAAGLKGIREEYELPPEAENNVWALSDGERRAMGFDPLPTSLDHALAVMERSELVAETLGEQVFAYFLRDKRREVAEYRSQVTPYELSSMLDTV, encoded by the coding sequence GTGAGTAAACAGCGTGATTTCGTCCTTCGCACGATAGAGGAGCGCGGCGTAAAATTCGTCAGGCTCTGGTTCAGTGACGTCTCGGGCACGCTCAAATCGGTGGCGCTTGCGCCTGCCGAGGTCGAGGGGGCGTTCAGCGAGGGCATCGGTTTCGATGGCTCCGCCATTGAGGGGCTGACCCGCGCGTACGAGTCCGATCTCCTCGCCGTGCCAGATCCTGGCACATTCCAGCTCCTGCCCTGGCGCAGCAAAGAGGCACCAACGGCGCGTATGTTCTGCGACATCAGCACTCCGAACGGCGAGCCTGCCGTCGCCGATCCGCGTAACGTGCTGAAGCGCACCCTCGCACACGCGGCAGAGCAGGGCTTCACGTTCTACACGCACCCCGAGATCGAGTTCTACCTGCTGAAGTCCAAAGATTTCGGTCGGAAGGGGCCGCAGCCGGTTGATCGCGCAGGGTACTTCGACAATGTTCCCGGAGGTACCGCGCACGACTTCCGCCGTGAGAGTGTCTCGATGCTTGAAGAGCTCGGTATCTCTGTGGAGTTTAGTCATCACGAAGCGGGACCCGGTCAGAACGAGATCGATCTGCGTTACGCGGACGCGCTCACGACGGCTGACAACCTGATGACCTTCCGAACGGTCGTGAAAGAGGTGGCGATCTCGCAGGGAGTCCACGCGACGTTCATGCCGAAGCCGCTCGCGGGGCACCCGGGCTCGGGCATGCACACGCACCTCTCCCTGTTCGAGGGTGACACGAACGCGTTCTACGACGCCGGGGCGAAGTACCAGCTCTCACAGACCGGACGACGTTTCGTTGCCGGGTTGCTTCGACATGCACCAGAGATCACCGCAATCACGAACCAGTACATCAACTCGTACAAGCGACTCTGGGGCGGTGATGAGGCCCCTTCGTTCGTGAGCTGGGGGCACAACAATCGTTCAGCGCTCGTACGCGTACCGATGTACAAGCCAGGAAAGGGCGGCGCCGCGCGGGTCGAATACCGTGGCCTGGACAGTGCGGTCAACCCATATCTCGGATTCTCCGTGCTGCTCGCGGCCGGGCTCAAAGGCATTCGTGAGGAGTACGAGCTTCCGCCCGAGGCAGAAAACAACGTTTGGGCGCTGAGTGATGGTGAGCGTCGGGCGATGGGCTTTGACCCGCTCCCGACCAGCCTCGATCATGCGCTCGCGGTGATGGAGCGCTCAGAGCTTGTTGCCGAGACGTTGGGGGAGCAGGTCTTCGCATACTTCCTCCGCGACAAACGGCGCGAGGTGGCAGAGTACCGCAGCCAGGTGACCCCGTACGAGCTCTCCTCGATGCTCGACACGGTGTGA
- a CDS encoding bifunctional [glutamine synthetase] adenylyltransferase/[glutamine synthetase]-adenylyl-L-tyrosine phosphorylase has protein sequence MAEEPRPFKLADAARVGFQELTSSRDGLAALLPELPVSAAELLRAFAAAADPDIALARIRELLERHSELAPELGEEPLRRLCLLVGASPALGDFFIRHPAGLAELLAGGGALVPAAAAHETLRASVHDPESGETLAGEAGWAALRVAYRQLLARVMLFDLERSTEGLASEAFEHVASSLSVLAAAAVDASLTVARATLAAGLSGPAVREERLNAASLAVVAMGKCGAEELNVVSDVDVVFIADCCDEDVLDADGLIRITSRLATETMRGIHDPGVEPPLWQLDANLRPEGRHGALVRTLGSMLTYYDRWAKGWEFQALLKARPLAGDLALGEQFVAQTRELVWASSSREDFVGSVQRMRERVTEHIANDDLEVQLKLGPGGLRDIEFSVQLLQLVHGQYDDRLHLRGTLPALRALVDGGFVARSDGDRLVADYQFLRVLEHRLQLRELRRTAIMPLDPEGLRVLARASGLATTGDELLAAWGRTKREVRELHLKIFYAPLLSAVAALPEEELVLGSDEARARLSSIGFRDPDGAMRHLSALTRGTSRRARIHRNLLPVLLQWLADGTDPDYGLLAFRRVSEANSESPWYLRLLRDGTEAAERLTRVLSSSRFAAELLETIPDAVAWLERDSSLRPIGLTSLLEEMRALASRRATLDEAAAALRAVHRREVLRLAMGRITGVLDDMQVASGLDAAHTALLDGLLLALGRAEVAAGHPANVALALIGMGRYGGGELGFASDIDLIAVYRPLREIPGDQAAREAIKKVSELRRLVSDPRFAVDLDFDLRPEGKNGPLARSLAASRSYYERWSVTWEAQALLRARPVAGDQELGAAFIALADEIRYPTEFSESQIREVRRMKARVEAERLPRGADPTRHLKLGPGGVSDVEWLVQLLQLRFGAEHPELRTVETLAALDAAAKLELIAGDDAAHLEDSWRYASSVRSALKLWNGRSSDTLPTDRVELEGIANVLGMPRRRTSELEERWFAVSRRSRGVVEREFFGYSDDPEFPELP, from the coding sequence ATGGCTGAGGAACCGCGCCCGTTCAAGCTTGCCGACGCAGCGCGCGTCGGTTTCCAGGAGCTGACCAGCTCTCGCGATGGCCTGGCGGCGCTGCTCCCCGAGCTTCCAGTGAGCGCGGCAGAGCTGCTGCGCGCATTCGCAGCAGCCGCTGATCCCGACATCGCACTTGCGCGAATCCGGGAGCTTCTGGAGCGCCACTCCGAGCTTGCACCCGAGCTGGGTGAGGAGCCTCTACGCAGACTGTGCCTGCTGGTCGGTGCCTCACCTGCGCTCGGTGACTTCTTCATTCGGCATCCAGCAGGGCTCGCTGAATTGCTCGCGGGTGGCGGCGCGCTCGTGCCGGCCGCTGCGGCGCATGAAACACTTCGAGCATCCGTACATGACCCGGAGAGCGGCGAAACACTCGCCGGAGAAGCCGGGTGGGCGGCGCTCCGAGTCGCCTACCGTCAGCTCCTCGCGCGCGTGATGCTCTTCGACCTGGAGCGTTCCACCGAGGGGCTCGCGTCTGAGGCGTTCGAACATGTCGCATCCTCCCTCTCCGTGCTCGCGGCCGCCGCAGTGGACGCTTCGCTCACCGTGGCTCGTGCCACCCTCGCTGCTGGCCTCAGCGGCCCTGCTGTGCGCGAAGAACGGCTGAACGCAGCGAGCCTGGCAGTCGTCGCAATGGGGAAATGCGGTGCAGAGGAGCTCAACGTCGTTTCCGACGTCGACGTTGTGTTCATCGCAGACTGTTGCGACGAGGACGTACTGGATGCGGACGGGCTCATCCGGATCACCTCCCGGCTCGCCACAGAGACCATGCGCGGGATCCACGACCCCGGCGTGGAGCCACCGCTGTGGCAACTGGATGCGAATCTCCGCCCGGAGGGACGTCACGGCGCTCTCGTGCGCACGCTCGGATCAATGCTCACCTACTACGACCGGTGGGCAAAGGGCTGGGAGTTCCAGGCGCTCTTGAAAGCCCGCCCACTCGCCGGCGATCTCGCACTGGGCGAACAGTTCGTTGCGCAGACGCGCGAGCTTGTGTGGGCCTCGTCCTCCCGCGAGGATTTCGTGGGGTCAGTGCAGCGTATGCGTGAGCGGGTCACCGAACACATCGCCAACGATGACCTCGAAGTGCAGTTGAAGCTGGGCCCAGGCGGCCTGCGCGACATCGAGTTCAGCGTGCAATTGCTGCAGCTGGTACACGGGCAATACGACGATCGTTTGCACCTCCGAGGCACACTCCCGGCGCTCCGGGCGCTCGTTGACGGCGGCTTTGTCGCTCGGAGCGATGGTGACCGCCTCGTAGCCGACTACCAGTTCCTTCGGGTGCTCGAACATCGGCTCCAATTGCGTGAGCTGCGCCGCACAGCCATAATGCCGCTCGATCCCGAGGGCCTGCGCGTTCTCGCGCGGGCCAGCGGTCTCGCTACGACCGGCGACGAGCTGCTCGCCGCATGGGGTCGCACTAAACGCGAGGTCCGCGAGTTGCACCTCAAGATCTTCTACGCGCCGCTCCTCAGCGCAGTTGCCGCGCTCCCGGAAGAAGAACTCGTGCTTGGCAGCGATGAGGCGCGAGCCAGACTCTCGAGTATTGGCTTCCGCGACCCCGATGGCGCCATGCGCCACCTGTCTGCACTCACTCGTGGGACATCGCGGCGGGCGCGGATCCACCGCAACCTCCTCCCCGTGTTGCTGCAGTGGCTCGCTGACGGGACCGATCCAGACTACGGTCTGCTCGCGTTCCGTCGGGTCAGCGAGGCAAACAGCGAATCTCCCTGGTATCTTCGCTTGCTCCGCGACGGCACTGAGGCCGCTGAGCGTCTCACGCGGGTGCTGTCGTCCTCGCGCTTCGCGGCGGAACTCCTGGAAACCATCCCTGACGCTGTCGCCTGGTTGGAGCGCGATAGTTCATTGCGGCCGATCGGGCTCACCAGTCTGCTCGAGGAAATGCGAGCGCTCGCCTCGCGTCGCGCCACACTGGACGAGGCAGCGGCAGCCTTGCGGGCTGTGCACCGCCGAGAGGTACTCCGCCTCGCGATGGGCCGAATCACAGGAGTGCTCGACGATATGCAGGTGGCCAGCGGCCTCGATGCCGCGCACACTGCTCTGCTGGATGGCTTGCTGCTTGCGCTCGGTCGCGCTGAGGTCGCCGCCGGGCACCCCGCCAACGTCGCGCTCGCGCTGATTGGGATGGGACGCTACGGAGGGGGAGAGCTAGGGTTCGCGTCCGATATTGATCTCATCGCGGTGTACCGACCACTCCGAGAAATTCCCGGCGATCAGGCAGCGCGTGAGGCCATCAAGAAGGTTTCCGAGCTGCGCCGCTTAGTGTCAGATCCACGGTTCGCGGTGGATCTCGACTTTGACCTTCGCCCAGAGGGAAAGAACGGTCCGCTCGCTCGGAGTCTGGCTGCCTCACGTTCGTACTATGAACGCTGGTCTGTGACCTGGGAAGCCCAGGCTCTCTTGCGTGCGCGCCCTGTCGCCGGTGACCAAGAACTGGGTGCCGCGTTCATCGCCCTCGCTGATGAAATCCGCTATCCGACTGAGTTCAGCGAGTCCCAAATCCGCGAGGTGCGCCGAATGAAGGCACGGGTCGAAGCTGAGCGGCTTCCGCGGGGCGCGGATCCCACGCGCCATCTCAAGCTCGGGCCAGGGGGTGTGAGTGATGTCGAATGGCTCGTGCAATTGCTGCAGCTCCGCTTCGGTGCGGAGCACCCTGAGCTGCGCACTGTCGAGACTCTCGCGGCGCTCGACGCTGCTGCGAAATTGGAACTCATCGCTGGGGATGACGCGGCACACCTCGAGGATTCCTGGCGATACGCCAGTAGTGTCCGCTCGGCGCTCAAGCTCTGGAACGGCCGATCGTCAGACACACTCCCGACCGATCGTGTCGAGCTGGAGGGCATTGCAAATGTGCTCGGGATGCCGCGGAGGCGCACATCGGAGCTTGAGGAACGCTGGTTCGCCGTGTCACGACGTTCTCGGGGTGTCGTAGAGCGAGAGTTCTTCGGCTATTCAGACGACCCAGAATTCCCGGAGCTTCCCTAG
- the glnA gene encoding type I glutamate--ammonia ligase, protein MFTTPQEVIDFIKETDVKFVDIRFTDLPGVQQHFNIPAATVDDDFFEVGQMFDGSSIRGFAGIAESDMQLIPDVTTAYIDQFRLERTLIVVCDIFNPRTGEIYSKDPRQVAKKAEQYLISTGIADTAFFAPEAEFYILDSVRYENSPQHTFYEIDSEEAHWNSGRKIEGGNLGNTTHEKGGYFPVSPVDKQADLRDDISLRLIEAGLKLERSHHEVGAPGQAEINYRFDTMVNAADDVLKFKYVVKNTAEIWGKTATFMPKPVLGDNGSGMHTHMSLWKGGDPLFYDENGYAGLSDIARWYIGGILHHAPALLAFTNPTINSYRRLVKGYEAPVNLAYSAGNRSAAVRIPLTGSNPKAKRIEFRAPDASGNPYLAFAAQLMAGLDGIRNRIEPMEPIDKDLYELPPEEAKNIPQVPGSLEEALTALEADHDFLLEGGVFTEELIETWVNLKRETEIAAMALRPHPYEFELYYGV, encoded by the coding sequence ATGTTCACAACCCCGCAGGAAGTCATCGACTTCATCAAGGAGACGGACGTCAAGTTCGTCGACATCCGGTTCACCGATCTCCCCGGAGTGCAGCAGCACTTCAACATCCCCGCCGCAACGGTGGACGATGACTTCTTCGAGGTCGGACAGATGTTCGATGGCTCCTCAATCCGCGGCTTCGCTGGGATCGCTGAGTCCGATATGCAGCTCATTCCGGATGTTACAACTGCATACATTGATCAGTTCCGGCTCGAGCGCACACTCATTGTCGTGTGTGACATCTTCAACCCACGCACCGGCGAGATCTATTCCAAGGATCCGCGCCAGGTGGCGAAGAAGGCTGAGCAGTACCTGATCTCGACCGGGATTGCGGACACTGCGTTCTTCGCGCCCGAGGCTGAGTTCTACATCCTTGATTCTGTCCGCTACGAGAACAGCCCCCAGCACACCTTCTACGAGATCGATTCCGAAGAAGCGCACTGGAACTCCGGACGCAAGATTGAGGGCGGCAACCTCGGAAACACGACGCACGAGAAGGGCGGCTATTTCCCCGTCTCCCCTGTCGACAAGCAGGCAGATCTCCGCGACGATATCTCGCTTCGCCTCATTGAGGCAGGCCTCAAGCTTGAGCGCTCCCACCACGAGGTGGGCGCCCCCGGCCAGGCAGAGATCAACTATCGATTCGACACGATGGTGAACGCGGCCGATGATGTACTCAAATTCAAGTACGTCGTGAAGAACACCGCTGAGATCTGGGGCAAGACCGCCACGTTCATGCCGAAGCCGGTGCTTGGAGATAACGGATCGGGCATGCACACTCACATGTCGCTTTGGAAGGGCGGGGATCCCCTCTTCTACGACGAGAATGGCTATGCAGGCCTTTCAGACATCGCGCGCTGGTATATCGGCGGCATTCTGCACCACGCCCCGGCTCTGCTCGCGTTCACGAACCCGACGATCAACAGCTACCGTCGATTGGTCAAGGGCTACGAGGCGCCGGTCAACCTCGCGTACTCGGCTGGAAATCGCTCGGCAGCCGTGCGTATTCCGCTGACCGGCTCCAACCCGAAGGCGAAGCGGATTGAGTTCCGCGCACCGGATGCCTCCGGAAATCCCTACCTCGCGTTCGCTGCACAGTTGATGGCTGGCCTGGACGGTATCCGCAACCGGATCGAGCCGATGGAGCCGATTGACAAGGATCTCTACGAGCTTCCGCCGGAGGAAGCCAAGAACATCCCGCAGGTACCCGGCTCGCTGGAAGAAGCGCTCACTGCGCTCGAAGCGGATCACGACTTCTTGCTTGAGGGTGGCGTGTTCACCGAAGAGCTCATCGAAACGTGGGTGAATTTGAAGCGGGAGACAGAGATCGCCGCGATGGCGCTCCGTCCGCACCCCTACGAGTTCGAGCTGTACTACGGCGTGTAA
- a CDS encoding RDD family protein, with the protein MSASQPQRFGDLAPSEWPGQRLGLPESGPRSVARIGRRVLAIMIDWGLAALPAFLLIGGPYATWWNWAFFAVMQMVFIPTIGGSLGHRILGLRVVPIAGGWVGPWRPIVRTALICLVIPVLVWDSDQRGFHDKIAGTVLIRNP; encoded by the coding sequence ATGTCAGCTTCTCAGCCGCAGCGCTTCGGCGACCTCGCTCCAAGCGAGTGGCCCGGACAACGGCTCGGGCTTCCCGAATCCGGCCCAAGATCCGTCGCTCGCATTGGTCGACGTGTCCTGGCCATCATGATTGACTGGGGTCTTGCCGCGTTGCCGGCATTTCTCCTCATCGGCGGTCCGTACGCGACTTGGTGGAACTGGGCATTCTTTGCGGTCATGCAGATGGTGTTCATTCCCACCATTGGAGGCTCGCTAGGCCACCGTATTCTCGGCTTACGCGTCGTCCCAATCGCGGGCGGCTGGGTCGGTCCGTGGCGCCCGATCGTGCGGACGGCACTGATCTGCCTCGTGATTCCCGTCCTCGTGTGGGACTCCGATCAGCGCGGCTTCCATGACAAGATCGCCGGTACCGTCCTGATTCGGAACCCGTGA